Proteins encoded in a region of the Sparus aurata chromosome 6, fSpaAur1.1, whole genome shotgun sequence genome:
- the prkar2ab gene encoding protein kinase, cAMP-dependent, regulatory, type II, alpha, B yields the protein MSAVEIPAGLKELLQGYTVEVLRCRPPNLVEFAVKHFTQILEGQRNDQRVKKHSAKSARRGVTFETKTNKVNKDEEEEEEDTIKSTTGKYNRRVSVCAEAYDPDDDEDDDVEPRVVYPKTDEQRRRLQDACRDILLFKTLEQEQFSEVLDGMFEVLVKPQEHIIDQGDDGDNFYVIEKGVYDILVEKDRANVCVGKYDNKGSFGELALMYNTPRAATIVATQEGALWGLDRATFHRLIVKNNAKKRRMYEAFIECVPLLRSLEVSERMKIVDVLGARAFKDGDCIIIQGEEADCFYIVESGEVKIMIKSKTKAGQQDNTEVEVARCSRGQYFGELALVTNKPRAASVYAVGETKCLVIDIQAFERLLGPCMDIMKRNISQYEDQRAALFGSNDDLKH from the exons ATGAGTGCTGTTGAGATACCCGCTGGTTtgaaggagctgctgcagggatACACGGTGGAGGTGCTTCGCTGCAGGCCGCCAAACTTGGTCGAGTTTGCAGTGAAGCATTTTACACAAATTCTGGAGGGCCAGAGAAACGATCAGAGAGTGAAGAAACACAGCGCCAAATCTGCACGGAGAGGAGTGACCTTTGAAACCAAGACAAATAAGGTCAAcaaggacgaggaagaggaggaagaagacacaATTA AGTCCACCACCGGTAAATACAACCGCAGGGTTTCAG TTTGTGCAGAGGCGTACGACCCTGATGACGACGAGGACGATGATGTGGAGCCTCGGGTCGTGTATCCAAAAACAGACGAGCAGCGTCGCAGACTTCAGGACGCCTGCagagacattttactgtttaaaaCTCTGGAGCAG GAGCAGTTCTCGGAGGTTTTGGACGGCATGTTCGAGGTGTTGGTCAAACCCCAGGAACACATCATAGACCAAGGAGACGATGGAGACAATTTCTATGTGATAGAGAA GGGTGTGTATGATATTTTAGTGGAGAAAGACAGAGCAAATGTGTGCGTTGGGAAGTACGACAACAAGGGAAGTTTTGGCGAGCTGGCTCTCATGTACAACACGCCGCGAGCTGCCACAATCGTTGCAACACAGGAGGGTGCCCTGTGGGGCCTG GATCGAGCCACATTTCACAGACTGATTGTTAAAAATAACGCAAAAAAGAGGAGGATGTATGAGGCCTTCATCGAGTGTGTTCCTCTCCTGAGGTCACTTGAG GTCTCTGAGAGGATGAAGATTGTAGATGTCTTGGGAGCCCGAGCGTTCAAAGATGGAGATTGCATCATAATACAG GGGGAGGAGGCTGACTGCTTCTACATCGTGGAATCAGGAGAGGTGAAGATAATGATAAAAAGCAAA ACGAAGGCGGGCCAGCAGGACAacacagaggtggaggtggcTCGTTGCTCCAGGGGGCAGTACTTTGGGGAGCTGGCTCTGGTCACCAACAAACCTCGTGCAGCATCAGTTTATGCTGTGGGAGAAACCAAATGTTTAG tAATTGACATCCAGGCTTTCGAGCGGTTGCTGGGACCCTGTATGGACATCATGAAGAGGAACATTTCCCAGTATGAAGACCAGCGGGCGGCTCTGTTTGGCTCCAATGACGATTTAAAACACTAG